The Bacillota bacterium genome window below encodes:
- a CDS encoding VOC family protein → MHIKHLALRVRDLEKSIEFYETVTELKVVRRFKSGPGEVAFLSNVPGATEIELISWPEQQCFEGKGMFL, encoded by the coding sequence ATGCATATCAAACACTTGGCCCTACGTGTGAGGGATTTGGAGAAGTCCATTGAATTCTACGAAACCGTTACGGAACTGAAGGTGGTTCGCCGCTTTAAATCCGGTCCCGGGGAAGTGGCTTTCTTGAGTAATGTCCCCGGGGCAACGGAAATTGAGCTGATCTCTTGGCCTGAGCAGCAGTGCTTTGAGGGTAAGGGCATGTTCCTTT
- a CDS encoding class I SAM-dependent methyltransferase, with protein sequence MLTKKYDRELGIRTGGLREWDGHSHYNRYEATPYEALEILFQSYNIERHSRVVDFGCGRGRVAFYIHKRFRIPVVGIEAHETTYLEALQNKSSYRLKAKHIAAPILFEYGLAEHYEVQPEDTCFYFFNPFSDRVFAKVLRNIMTSVKKAPRIIDLILFYPLPKYKKVVKKYPFRKLNKVRVPGAQDAFDKFIIYRLQEEALQDSADDAAVGSM encoded by the coding sequence TTGCTTACAAAAAAGTATGACCGAGAGTTAGGGATCAGAACAGGAGGCCTACGGGAGTGGGATGGCCATAGTCATTATAACCGTTATGAAGCCACTCCCTACGAAGCACTGGAGATACTATTTCAGTCATACAACATAGAAAGACATTCCCGGGTTGTAGATTTTGGCTGTGGTAGAGGCCGGGTAGCCTTCTATATCCACAAGCGTTTTCGGATTCCCGTGGTTGGAATCGAGGCCCATGAGACAACCTATCTTGAGGCCTTGCAGAACAAGAGCAGCTATCGCCTCAAAGCCAAGCATATTGCCGCTCCGATCCTTTTCGAATATGGCTTAGCTGAGCACTATGAGGTTCAGCCTGAAGATACCTGCTTCTACTTCTTCAATCCCTTTTCCGACAGAGTATTTGCCAAAGTTCTGCGCAACATCATGACCTCAGTAAAGAAAGCGCCTCGAATCATCGATTTGATCCTATTCTACCCCCTGCCCAAGTACAAAAAAGTGGTTAAGAAATACCCCTTTAGGAAGCTCAACAAGGTCCGTGTCCCCGGAGCCCAAGACGCCTTCGACAAGTTTATTATCTATCGTCTCCAAGAAGAAGCTCTTCAGGATAGCGCTGACGATGCCGCTGTAGGCAGCATGTAG